In Luteitalea sp. TBR-22, one genomic interval encodes:
- a CDS encoding efflux RND transporter permease subunit has translation MHQLADICIRRPVFASMIVLSLVVVGAAAYLGLGVDRFPSVDLPTVRVQTVLPGASPEEVEVLVSQRLEEVINTVEGISELRSISGQGISLVLVTFDLNRDVDVAAQDVRDRVATVLSRLPRDARPPVIAKFDNDSTPVMSIALSGNRSVRELTELADKVAKVQLERRPGVGEVLIVGGQERAISVWLDANRLAAYGIPVSAVRDALVRQNADLPGGNVTTDVQERVLRTMGRVTTPADFANIVITNRGGVPLRISDVGRVEDGTKEQRSLARLDGKPTVIMEVRRQSGANTVAVIEGIKDVMPRVQAQLPADVKLDVIRDQSTYIYNALHEINTHLVLGSVLACLVVMLFMRSWRSTIIAGIAIPASVISTFGVMRALDFTLNSVTMLALVLMVGIVIDDAIVVLENIFRWVEEKKMDSFAAAKAATAEIALPVMATTLSLAVIFIPVSFMSSISGRFLYQFGITAAVAILVSLLVSFTLTPMMSARLLKGEVAKHQGSHGASSRAGFYRHIDGFYTRALGWSMRHRALVMAIGLVVALSSIPLYGLVRQEYVPSDVDEAEFEGNVNAPEGTSVAAMDEAMRRIESEVRRIPGVRTVLATVGGSFLGAVNQAQLYIRIAPHEERLFSISRLLKETLRLQPWKAFEGNYTQREVMGRVRAVIRKYPDLRGGPRNVQSFNFGGGPFEIDVSLQGPVLEDLARFTEQLRKKAPELGVVDADTTLKLDRPELRVQIDRARSADLDVDTQDVASALRLLVGGDDEVTRYRDVAINDDYDVQLRLTDADRRDVATIGRLLVPSRDGKLIRLDNLVTIEQSTSPSRVDRLDRQRDARVRGNVAQGYALADRLAVLRQAADDMKLPSGYVFTIGGRGKELEKTFVEFLWAFSLSVIFMYMILAAQFESVIHPFTILLSLPLSVPFALLSLWATGNTLNLFSALGLLVLFGVVKKNSILQIDHMNNLRAHGMPRGEAIIQANRDRLRPILMTTLALVGGMLPLALGTGPGAEERRTIAVVVIGGQTLSLLLTLLVTPVAYSVFEDLAATEGWNRLRSRLTGWKPTPRTAA, from the coding sequence ATGCACCAACTCGCAGACATCTGCATTCGCCGCCCGGTCTTCGCCAGCATGATCGTGCTGTCGCTGGTGGTGGTCGGCGCGGCCGCCTACCTGGGGCTCGGGGTCGACCGCTTCCCGTCGGTCGACCTGCCGACCGTGCGCGTCCAGACCGTGCTGCCAGGCGCCTCGCCGGAGGAAGTCGAGGTGCTGGTCAGCCAGCGGCTCGAGGAGGTCATCAACACGGTCGAGGGGATCTCCGAGCTCCGCAGCATCTCCGGCCAGGGCATTTCCCTGGTGCTGGTCACCTTCGACCTCAACCGCGACGTCGACGTCGCGGCGCAGGACGTGCGTGACCGCGTCGCGACCGTGCTCAGTCGCCTGCCGCGCGACGCCCGCCCGCCGGTGATCGCCAAGTTCGACAACGACTCGACGCCGGTCATGTCGATCGCGCTGTCGGGCAACCGGTCGGTGCGCGAGCTCACCGAGCTGGCCGACAAGGTCGCCAAGGTGCAGCTCGAGCGTCGGCCGGGGGTCGGCGAGGTGCTCATCGTCGGGGGCCAGGAGCGGGCCATCAGCGTGTGGCTCGACGCCAACCGCCTCGCCGCCTACGGAATCCCGGTGAGCGCCGTGCGCGATGCCCTCGTGCGCCAGAACGCCGACCTGCCGGGCGGCAACGTGACGACCGACGTGCAGGAGCGCGTGCTCCGGACGATGGGGCGCGTCACCACGCCGGCCGACTTCGCCAACATCGTGATCACCAACCGCGGCGGCGTGCCGCTGCGGATCAGCGACGTCGGTCGGGTCGAGGACGGCACCAAGGAGCAGCGCAGCCTGGCGCGCCTCGACGGCAAGCCCACCGTGATCATGGAGGTGCGGCGCCAGTCTGGTGCCAACACGGTGGCCGTGATCGAGGGGATCAAGGACGTCATGCCGCGCGTGCAGGCGCAGCTGCCTGCCGACGTGAAGCTCGACGTCATCCGCGACCAGTCGACCTACATCTACAACGCGCTGCACGAGATCAACACCCACCTCGTGCTGGGCAGCGTGCTGGCGTGCCTGGTGGTGATGCTCTTCATGCGCAGCTGGCGCTCGACGATCATCGCCGGCATCGCCATCCCCGCCTCGGTGATCTCGACGTTCGGCGTGATGCGCGCGCTCGACTTCACGCTGAACAGCGTCACCATGCTCGCCCTGGTGCTGATGGTCGGCATCGTCATCGACGATGCGATCGTGGTGCTGGAGAACATCTTCCGGTGGGTGGAAGAGAAGAAGATGGACAGCTTCGCGGCGGCCAAGGCGGCGACCGCGGAGATCGCGCTGCCGGTGATGGCGACCACGTTGAGCCTGGCCGTGATCTTCATCCCGGTCTCGTTCATGTCGAGCATCTCGGGACGTTTCCTCTACCAGTTCGGCATCACGGCGGCGGTGGCGATCCTGGTCAGCCTGCTGGTGAGCTTCACGCTGACGCCGATGATGAGCGCCAGGCTGCTCAAGGGCGAGGTCGCCAAGCACCAGGGGAGCCACGGCGCCAGTTCCCGCGCCGGCTTCTACCGCCACATCGACGGGTTCTACACGCGCGCCCTCGGCTGGTCGATGCGGCACCGCGCGCTCGTGATGGCCATCGGACTGGTGGTCGCGCTGTCGTCGATTCCGCTATACGGCCTCGTGCGGCAGGAGTACGTGCCGAGCGACGTCGACGAGGCCGAGTTCGAGGGCAACGTGAACGCGCCCGAGGGCACCAGCGTCGCGGCCATGGACGAGGCCATGCGTCGCATCGAGTCGGAGGTCCGGCGGATCCCGGGCGTGCGGACGGTGCTGGCCACGGTCGGTGGCAGCTTCCTCGGTGCGGTCAACCAGGCGCAGCTGTACATCCGCATCGCGCCGCACGAGGAGCGGTTGTTCTCCATCAGCCGGCTGCTGAAGGAGACCCTCCGCCTGCAGCCCTGGAAGGCCTTCGAGGGCAACTACACGCAGCGCGAGGTGATGGGGCGCGTCCGGGCCGTGATCCGCAAGTACCCGGACCTGCGCGGCGGCCCGCGCAACGTCCAGTCGTTCAACTTCGGCGGCGGGCCGTTCGAGATCGACGTGTCGTTGCAGGGGCCCGTGCTCGAGGACCTCGCGCGCTTCACCGAGCAGCTCCGCAAGAAGGCGCCGGAACTCGGCGTCGTCGATGCCGATACCACGCTCAAGCTCGATCGTCCCGAGCTGCGCGTGCAGATCGATCGGGCCCGGTCGGCCGACCTCGACGTCGACACCCAGGACGTCGCCTCGGCCCTGCGCCTCCTGGTGGGCGGCGACGACGAGGTGACCCGCTATCGCGACGTGGCCATCAACGACGACTACGACGTGCAGTTGCGCCTGACCGACGCCGACCGCCGCGACGTCGCCACCATCGGCCGCCTGCTCGTGCCGTCGCGCGATGGCAAGCTGATCCGCCTCGACAACCTCGTGACGATCGAGCAGTCCACCAGCCCGTCGCGCGTCGACCGCCTCGACCGCCAGCGCGACGCGCGCGTCCGCGGCAACGTCGCCCAGGGCTACGCGCTCGCCGACCGCCTCGCGGTGCTGCGGCAGGCCGCCGACGACATGAAGCTGCCGTCCGGCTACGTCTTCACGATCGGCGGACGCGGCAAGGAACTCGAGAAGACGTTCGTCGAGTTCCTCTGGGCGTTCTCGCTGTCGGTCATCTTCATGTACATGATCCTGGCCGCGCAGTTCGAGAGCGTCATCCACCCGTTCACGATCCTGTTGTCGCTGCCGCTCTCGGTGCCGTTCGCGCTGCTGTCGCTGTGGGCGACGGGCAACACGCTCAACCTGTTCTCGGCGCTCGGCCTCCTGGTGCTGTTCGGCGTCGTGAAGAAGAACTCGATCCTGCAGATCGACCACATGAACAACCTGCGGGCGCACGGCATGCCGCGCGGCGAGGCGATCATCCAGGCCAACCGTGACCGTCTGCGCCCGATCCTGATGACGACCCTCGCCCTGGTCGGGGGCATGCTGCCGCTGGCGCTGGGCACCGGCCCAGGCGCCGAGGAGCGCCGGACGATTGCCGTCGTCGTCATCGGCGGCCAGACGCTGTCGCTGCTGCTCACGCTGCTGGTCACGCCGGTGGCCTACTCGGTCTTCGAGGACCTCGCGGCGACCGAGGGCTGGAACCGCCTGCGCTCCAGGCTGACCGGGTGGAAGCCGACGCCAAGGACCGCCGCGTAG
- a CDS encoding MFS transporter codes for MAQPSATRDSQRAITLSVMVAALGYFVDIYDLLLFSIVRVPSLRSLGIEGDELLRAGERLLNMQMTGMLLGGLLWGVLGDRKGRLSVLFGSIFMYSAANIANAWVQSVEAYAWLRFIAGIGLAGELGAGITLVSEIMPKETRGYGTTIVAATGILGAVFAALVGDMFDWRVSYIVGGVMGFALLALRIGVYESGMFEAVKQIGSSRGNVLQLFNRWDRARKYFAVILIGVPIWYVIGILITFSPELGKALGMTEVPAAGRAVMFAYLGLAGGDFASGFFSQFIGSRRRVVLLFQLLTTVFVATYFFLAPFTLTGFYALCVALGFSVGYWAVFVTVASEQFGTNIRATATTTVPNVVRGSVVLLTSSVAWLRPQVGVVRSAIIVGMVALAISYVALWGLEETFGKDLDYVEE; via the coding sequence ATGGCTCAGCCCTCAGCCACGCGCGACAGCCAGCGCGCCATCACCCTGTCGGTGATGGTCGCGGCGCTCGGCTACTTCGTCGACATCTACGACCTGCTCCTGTTCAGCATCGTCCGCGTCCCCAGCCTGCGCAGCCTGGGCATCGAGGGCGACGAGCTGCTGCGGGCCGGGGAGCGGCTGCTCAACATGCAGATGACCGGCATGTTGCTCGGCGGGCTGTTGTGGGGCGTGCTCGGGGACCGCAAGGGCCGCCTCAGCGTGCTGTTCGGGTCGATCTTCATGTACTCGGCGGCCAACATCGCCAACGCGTGGGTGCAGAGCGTCGAGGCGTACGCCTGGCTGCGGTTCATCGCCGGCATCGGCCTGGCCGGTGAACTGGGCGCCGGCATCACGCTGGTCAGCGAGATCATGCCGAAGGAGACCCGTGGCTACGGCACGACCATCGTCGCCGCGACGGGCATCCTGGGCGCCGTCTTCGCGGCGCTGGTCGGCGACATGTTCGACTGGCGCGTCTCCTACATCGTCGGCGGCGTGATGGGCTTCGCGTTGCTGGCGCTGCGCATCGGCGTGTACGAGTCGGGCATGTTCGAGGCCGTCAAGCAGATCGGCAGCAGCCGGGGCAACGTGCTGCAGCTGTTCAACCGGTGGGATCGAGCCCGCAAGTACTTCGCGGTGATCCTGATCGGCGTGCCGATCTGGTACGTGATCGGCATCCTCATCACCTTCTCGCCGGAACTGGGCAAGGCGCTCGGCATGACCGAAGTCCCCGCGGCGGGGCGGGCGGTGATGTTCGCCTATCTCGGGTTGGCGGGCGGCGACTTCGCGAGCGGGTTCTTCTCGCAGTTCATCGGCAGTCGTCGCCGCGTGGTGCTGCTCTTCCAGCTGCTGACGACGGTGTTTGTCGCCACCTACTTCTTCCTCGCGCCCTTCACGTTGACCGGCTTCTACGCGCTGTGCGTCGCGCTCGGGTTCAGCGTCGGCTACTGGGCGGTGTTCGTCACGGTCGCCTCGGAACAGTTCGGCACGAACATCCGGGCGACGGCCACGACCACGGTGCCCAACGTGGTGCGCGGATCGGTGGTGCTCCTGACCTCGTCGGTGGCGTGGCTGCGCCCGCAGGTCGGCGTCGTGCGCAGCGCCATCATCGTCGGCATGGTGGCGCTGGCCATCAGCTACGTCGCCCTGTGGGGCCTCGAGGAGACCTTCGGGAAGGACCTCGATTACGTGGAGGAGTAG
- a CDS encoding SRPBCC family protein: MTTDVLPATIDLHRPLKRATFELSTTAWLPQSVDEVFPFFGDAHNLDILTPPWLRFAILTPKPIPMHAGTLIDYRISLRGLPMRWRTRISLWEPNRRFVDEQLRGPYLEWIHTHTFEPLDGGTLMKDTVRYRVPGGGLVNRFFVQHDVERIFRYRLEALRRHFGCGPSPHDRDVAVRRLR, encoded by the coding sequence ATGACCACCGACGTGTTGCCAGCCACCATCGATCTCCATCGTCCCCTGAAGCGGGCCACCTTCGAACTGTCCACCACGGCGTGGCTGCCGCAGTCGGTGGACGAGGTCTTCCCGTTCTTCGGCGACGCCCACAACCTGGACATCCTGACGCCGCCCTGGCTCCGCTTCGCGATCCTCACCCCGAAGCCGATTCCGATGCACGCAGGTACGTTGATCGACTACCGCATCAGCCTGCGCGGCCTCCCGATGCGTTGGCGCACCCGCATCAGCCTCTGGGAACCGAACCGTCGCTTCGTGGACGAGCAGTTGCGCGGGCCGTACCTCGAGTGGATCCACACCCACACCTTCGAGCCGCTCGACGGGGGCACGTTGATGAAGGACACGGTGCGGTATCGGGTGCCAGGGGGCGGACTGGTCAACCGCTTCTTCGTGCAGCACGACGTGGAGCGGATCTTCCGCTATCGCCTCGAGGCGCTCCGCAGGCACTTCGGCTGCGGCCCGAGCCCGCACGACCGCGACGTGGCCGTGCGGCGGCTGCGGTGA
- a CDS encoding acetyl-CoA carboxylase biotin carboxylase subunit family protein, whose translation MTVVCLASYFKGNEFLRQLRRRGCRVVLVIKEKLRDEDWARDSIDETLTVPNAAGADVFVEVVSEFARHNRVDRIVALEEYDVMHAAMIREHLRIPGMGTTTARLFRDKLAMRVKAFEAGIRVPDFVHVLNYDEIRGYMQAVPGPWVLKPRSDVSAVGIQKLHDPELVWRAIDALDARPVVTERSTHYLLEKFVPGDVFHVDSLVEGGEVIFAGVNRYWRPPMEVAHSGGVFLTNTVRRGSDEERALLEMNRALLTTLGFKRGATHAEFIRSADGEFYFLEVAGRVGGAFIADSLEAATGVNVWREWANLEIARGEEPYALPPQRGDYAGVVLALARQEWPDTGAYTDPEIVLRPAKRHHVALIVGSPDYDRVQHLLGEYARRFEQDFLAVLPPMERPQ comes from the coding sequence ATGACCGTCGTCTGTCTTGCGAGCTACTTCAAGGGCAACGAGTTCCTGCGCCAGCTGCGGCGCCGCGGCTGCCGCGTCGTGCTGGTGATCAAGGAGAAGCTCCGGGACGAGGACTGGGCGCGCGACAGCATCGACGAGACGCTCACGGTGCCCAATGCGGCCGGCGCGGACGTCTTCGTGGAGGTCGTCTCGGAGTTCGCCCGTCACAACCGCGTGGACCGCATCGTCGCCCTCGAGGAGTACGACGTCATGCACGCGGCGATGATCCGCGAGCACCTGCGCATCCCGGGCATGGGCACCACCACGGCGCGCCTGTTCCGCGACAAGCTGGCCATGCGCGTCAAGGCCTTCGAGGCCGGCATCCGCGTGCCCGACTTCGTCCACGTGCTCAACTACGACGAGATCCGCGGGTACATGCAGGCGGTGCCTGGCCCCTGGGTGCTCAAGCCCCGGTCGGACGTGTCGGCGGTCGGCATCCAGAAGCTGCACGACCCCGAGCTGGTCTGGCGCGCCATCGACGCCCTCGACGCGCGTCCGGTGGTGACCGAGCGATCCACGCACTACCTGCTCGAGAAGTTCGTCCCCGGGGACGTGTTCCACGTCGACTCCCTCGTGGAGGGCGGCGAGGTGATCTTCGCCGGGGTCAACCGGTACTGGCGACCACCGATGGAAGTGGCCCACTCGGGCGGCGTCTTCCTCACCAACACCGTGCGTCGCGGCTCGGACGAGGAGCGGGCGCTGCTGGAGATGAACCGGGCGCTGCTGACGACGCTGGGCTTCAAGCGCGGCGCCACGCACGCCGAGTTCATCCGCTCGGCCGACGGCGAGTTCTACTTCCTCGAAGTGGCCGGGCGCGTCGGCGGCGCGTTCATCGCCGACTCGCTCGAGGCAGCCACCGGCGTCAACGTCTGGCGCGAGTGGGCGAACCTGGAAATCGCCAGGGGCGAGGAGCCGTATGCGCTGCCGCCGCAGCGGGGCGACTACGCGGGGGTCGTGCTCGCCCTCGCCCGCCAGGAGTGGCCCGACACGGGCGCGTACACCGATCCGGAGATCGTGCTGCGCCCCGCCAAGCGCCATCACGTCGCGCTCATCGTCGGATCGCCCGACTACGATCGCGTGCAGCACCTGCTGGGCGAGTATGCGCGGCGATTCGAGCAGGACTTCCTGGCGGTCCTTCCCCCGATGGAGCGGCCTCAGTAA
- a CDS encoding thiol-disulfide oxidoreductase DCC family protein, with product MPATVVFDGDCLFCQRSVRFIHRHDRRDRFRFAARQAAAGTRLLAEAGVGLAPNSMVLLDEEGTWLRSDAVLRIAVQLGRPWSAAGVLLLVPRPLRDAAYRVVAAIRHRISGMLPACELPDAALRAKILE from the coding sequence GTGCCCGCCACCGTGGTGTTCGACGGCGACTGCCTGTTCTGCCAGCGCTCCGTGCGCTTCATCCATCGTCACGACCGGCGCGACCGCTTCCGCTTCGCGGCGCGACAGGCCGCCGCGGGGACCCGCCTGCTGGCCGAGGCGGGCGTCGGCCTGGCCCCCAATTCGATGGTCCTGCTGGACGAGGAAGGGACCTGGCTGCGGTCCGACGCCGTCCTCCGCATCGCCGTCCAGTTGGGCCGCCCGTGGTCGGCCGCCGGTGTCCTCCTGCTGGTGCCGAGGCCGTTGCGGGATGCGGCCTACCGCGTGGTGGCCGCCATCCGGCACCGGATCTCCGGGATGCTGCCCGCCTGCGAACTGCCCGACGCGGCGCTGCGCGCCAAGATCCTGGAGTGA
- the truA gene encoding tRNA pseudouridine(38-40) synthase TruA, translating to MPRFRLLVEYNGTRYSGWQVQRNARTVQGDLLEAVQKVTGRRDRVEVYGAGRTDAGVHALGQVAHLDVATTLPPATLLARLNEALPSDICVRDLRTVPHRFHARHDAVARRYVYQVSRRRTAFAKPFVWWVRDPLDVEAMRRGAARLVGRLDYEAFTDDDADEKSTIVQVDAVEIVEDDALVLIRVTGSHFLWRMVRRMVGVLVRVGTGELREADVTRLLRGDGAEVARLTAPAAGLFLEQVLYPGETFDDRPRGPMRIG from the coding sequence GTGCCCCGCTTTCGCCTCCTCGTCGAGTACAACGGCACCCGGTATTCCGGCTGGCAGGTGCAGCGCAACGCCCGCACCGTGCAGGGCGACCTGCTCGAGGCCGTCCAGAAGGTCACCGGCCGCCGGGACCGGGTCGAGGTCTACGGCGCGGGTCGCACCGACGCCGGCGTGCATGCATTGGGTCAGGTGGCGCACCTCGACGTCGCCACCACCCTGCCACCTGCGACGCTGCTGGCACGCCTCAACGAGGCGCTGCCCTCCGACATCTGCGTGCGCGACCTGCGCACGGTGCCGCACCGCTTCCACGCCAGGCACGATGCCGTGGCGCGCCGCTACGTGTACCAGGTGAGCCGGCGGCGCACGGCGTTCGCCAAGCCCTTCGTGTGGTGGGTGCGCGACCCGCTCGACGTCGAGGCCATGCGGCGTGGCGCGGCGCGACTGGTGGGTCGGCTCGACTACGAGGCGTTCACCGACGACGACGCCGACGAGAAGAGCACCATCGTGCAGGTCGATGCGGTGGAGATCGTCGAAGACGACGCGCTGGTCCTGATCAGGGTGACCGGCTCGCACTTCCTCTGGCGGATGGTGCGGCGCATGGTGGGCGTGCTCGTGCGAGTGGGCACGGGCGAGTTGCGCGAGGCCGACGTGACCCGGTTGCTGCGCGGCGACGGGGCCGAGGTGGCGCGCCTGACCGCGCCGGCCGCCGGGCTCTTCCTCGAGCAGGTGCTCTACCCGGGCGAGACGTTCGACGACCGGCCGCGGGGGCCGATGCGCATCGGCTGA
- a CDS encoding DUF5924 family protein, translating to MEVLDEPRERPALRWLPRAAWEGATGWLEAHETQLWWLHSLWALAFGIGVMWLGSRNVAYLRIAVIHVGFIWVTSMALPFIVRGGGLSRTWRLRAQLVINYLNKNFYQQLLFFILPVYWLSTTTGSRNVLFVVLLATAALLSTMDLVYDRHVAMRRVLTALFFAFSVFAGAAAALPILWQIRSAQALWMAAGIAALGATTLIMSEKRIDWQRTWFAGGLIVLGLFLIVEYGRPFIPPAPLRIQAAAFGTQVDMRNGPQIRKVIAATPSDPRGQVYVVTAIHAPSGLHDRVRHVWYLGDQAIKRSRWYDVDGGRKEGYRLWTPLSLSPDLAGKALHVDVETEGGQLIGRASLPAAPTIGPGQ from the coding sequence GTGGAGGTCCTCGACGAACCCCGTGAGCGCCCCGCCCTGCGCTGGTTGCCGCGCGCGGCCTGGGAAGGCGCGACCGGTTGGCTCGAGGCCCACGAGACGCAGCTCTGGTGGCTCCACAGCCTCTGGGCGCTCGCCTTCGGCATCGGCGTGATGTGGCTCGGCTCGCGCAACGTCGCGTACCTGCGCATCGCGGTGATCCACGTGGGGTTCATCTGGGTGACCAGCATGGCGCTGCCCTTCATCGTGCGGGGCGGCGGGTTGTCGCGCACGTGGCGGCTGCGCGCGCAACTGGTCATCAACTACTTGAACAAGAACTTCTACCAGCAGCTGCTGTTCTTCATCCTGCCCGTGTACTGGCTGAGCACGACGACGGGCAGCCGCAACGTGCTGTTCGTCGTGCTGCTGGCCACCGCGGCACTGCTCTCCACGATGGACCTGGTCTACGACCGGCACGTCGCGATGCGGCGCGTGCTGACCGCCCTGTTCTTCGCCTTCTCGGTGTTCGCCGGCGCGGCGGCGGCGCTGCCGATCCTCTGGCAGATCCGGTCGGCGCAGGCGCTGTGGATGGCGGCCGGGATCGCGGCCCTCGGCGCGACCACGCTGATCATGAGCGAGAAGCGGATCGACTGGCAGCGCACGTGGTTCGCCGGCGGGCTCATCGTGCTCGGCCTGTTCCTCATCGTCGAGTACGGCCGGCCGTTCATCCCGCCGGCGCCGCTGCGGATCCAGGCGGCAGCGTTCGGCACGCAGGTGGACATGCGCAACGGGCCGCAGATCCGCAAGGTGATCGCCGCGACGCCCAGCGACCCGCGTGGCCAGGTGTACGTGGTGACGGCGATCCACGCGCCGAGCGGGCTGCACGATCGGGTGCGGCACGTGTGGTACCTGGGGGACCAGGCGATCAAGCGTTCGCGGTGGTACGACGTCGATGGCGGCCGCAAGGAAGGCTACCGACTCTGGACGCCGCTGTCGCTGTCGCCAGACCTGGCCGGCAAGGCGCTGCACGTCGACGTCGAGACCGAAGGCGGCCAGCTCATCGGCCGGGCCTCGCTGCCCGCTGCCCCGACCATCGGGCCGGGGCAGTAG
- a CDS encoding RluA family pseudouridine synthase, with protein sequence MKSDQTWEVQDADAGQRLDKFLAVPGRAASRSRAADALARGRVFVNDEEVGLPAASRELAVGDRIRLWMDRPGSAAKAPRPAARDGLDILHEDESLVVVNKPAGLLTVPLDGESATPSVLALLHDRYRSHRTRAPLVVHRIDKDTSGLVLFALTERARMTLVHQFARRTPTRIYLALVNGHPSPAEGIWEDRLSWDEEAFVQRPAREGDPEARDASCAYRVVSRFAETTLLEITLHTGRQGQIRAQAHLRGHSLVGDRRYRPREGAPGHGVRFPRQALHAQRLAFAHPVTGAQVELTAPLPDDLRDLIDRLRKQARQQGGRVP encoded by the coding sequence GTGAAGAGTGACCAGACCTGGGAGGTCCAGGACGCCGATGCCGGGCAGCGCCTCGACAAGTTCCTGGCGGTCCCGGGCCGTGCCGCGTCTCGCAGCCGCGCCGCCGACGCGCTGGCGCGCGGCCGCGTCTTCGTCAACGACGAGGAGGTCGGCCTGCCGGCAGCGTCGAGGGAACTGGCCGTCGGCGACCGTATTCGCCTCTGGATGGACCGTCCGGGCTCGGCGGCGAAGGCCCCACGGCCTGCCGCACGTGACGGGCTCGACATCCTGCACGAGGACGAGTCGCTGGTCGTGGTCAACAAGCCTGCCGGCCTGCTCACCGTGCCGCTCGACGGCGAGAGCGCCACGCCATCCGTCTTGGCACTGCTCCACGACCGATACCGCTCGCACCGCACCCGGGCGCCGCTGGTCGTGCACCGGATCGACAAGGACACCTCGGGGCTCGTGCTCTTCGCCCTCACGGAACGGGCGCGGATGACCCTCGTGCACCAGTTCGCACGCCGCACGCCGACCCGCATCTACCTGGCGCTGGTCAACGGCCACCCGTCGCCCGCCGAGGGCATCTGGGAAGATCGGCTGAGCTGGGACGAGGAGGCCTTCGTGCAGCGACCGGCGCGCGAGGGCGATCCCGAGGCACGCGACGCGTCGTGCGCCTATCGCGTGGTGAGTCGGTTTGCCGAGACGACGCTCCTCGAGATCACCTTGCACACGGGCCGGCAAGGCCAGATTCGGGCACAGGCGCACTTGCGGGGCCACTCCCTGGTCGGCGATCGCCGCTACCGTCCACGCGAGGGAGCGCCGGGCCACGGCGTGCGGTTCCCGAGGCAGGCGTTGCACGCGCAACGCCTGGCCTTCGCGCATCCGGTCACCGGCGCGCAGGTCGAACTGACGGCGCCGCTGCCCGACGACCTGCGCGACCTGATCGATCGCCTGCGCAAGCAGGCCCGGCAGCAAGGGGGACGCGTCCCGTAG
- a CDS encoding ROK family protein translates to MRIGIDLGGTKIEALALGDHGESLHRERLPTPRHDYEGTLAAIGELVRRCESATGRTGTVGVGMPGAISPATGLVKNANSTWLNRQPFAEDLQRVLGRQVRFANDANCLALSEATDGAAAGAPVVFGVILGTGVGGGLVVNGNAVIGANAVGGEWGHNMLPWPEDDEYPGPACYCGLTGCIETWLSGPAFARDFLHHAGREATAAQVLTMAEGGDAEAEAAWRRYERRLARALASLINIVDPDVIVAGGGLSNVGRLFTNVPALWEQWVFSDRVDTRFVPAMYGDSSGVRGAAWLW, encoded by the coding sequence ATGCGCATCGGAATCGACCTGGGCGGCACCAAGATCGAGGCTCTGGCACTCGGCGACCACGGCGAATCGCTCCATCGCGAGCGGCTGCCGACGCCGCGGCACGACTACGAGGGCACGCTGGCGGCGATCGGCGAACTGGTGCGCCGCTGCGAGAGCGCCACGGGCAGGACGGGCACGGTCGGCGTCGGCATGCCCGGGGCGATCTCGCCGGCGACCGGCCTGGTCAAGAACGCCAACTCCACCTGGTTGAACCGCCAGCCCTTCGCCGAGGATCTGCAGCGGGTGCTCGGGCGTCAGGTCCGGTTCGCCAACGACGCCAACTGCCTCGCCCTGTCGGAGGCCACCGACGGCGCGGCGGCGGGCGCGCCGGTCGTGTTCGGCGTGATTCTCGGCACCGGGGTCGGTGGCGGACTCGTGGTCAACGGCAACGCGGTGATTGGCGCCAATGCCGTGGGCGGGGAGTGGGGTCACAACATGCTGCCCTGGCCGGAGGACGACGAATATCCCGGTCCCGCCTGCTACTGCGGCCTGACGGGCTGCATCGAGACGTGGCTGTCGGGTCCGGCCTTCGCCCGCGACTTCCTGCACCATGCCGGACGCGAAGCGACGGCGGCGCAGGTGCTCACGATGGCCGAGGGCGGCGACGCCGAGGCCGAGGCCGCGTGGCGGCGCTACGAGCGGCGCCTGGCCCGCGCCCTCGCCAGCCTGATCAACATCGTCGATCCCGACGTCATCGTGGCCGGCGGCGGCCTGTCCAACGTCGGGCGCCTGTTCACCAACGTTCCTGCGTTGTGGGAGCAGTGGGTGTTCTCCGACCGCGTCGACACGAGGTTCGTGCCGGCCATGTACGGGGACTCGAGCGGCGTGCGCGGCGCGGCCTGGCTGTGGTGA